A window of Zingiber officinale cultivar Zhangliang chromosome 5A, Zo_v1.1, whole genome shotgun sequence contains these coding sequences:
- the LOC121979892 gene encoding F-box/LRR-repeat protein At3g26922-like, giving the protein MADHDDPTTVRRNDVHQEDGAAEDRLTSLPEDLLFSVVSFLPIKQCVALSALCSHFRRRVPSLTPRLDTFHLYVVDNVISQQPTFPRALIRQCHIHFRDAAYLFERLRRLLVKDLVEAGIQDLTLEVSGEGWMIVNIRKNGGLFSIKSLRSLSLHRISVLDNFHGRRPPPIACALLTSPKMEDCILLWDDFMRAFLASCPFLETLHFIRCFRYRTNKLRPSPTTNSILVHFQHQFGVI; this is encoded by the coding sequence ATGGCGGATCACGACGACCCGACGACGGTCCGCCGCAATGATGTGCATCAGGAGGATGGCGCGGCGGAGGACCGCCTAACTTCCCTCCCCGAAGACCTCCTCTTCTCCGTCGTCTCCTTCCTCCCCATCAAGCAGTGCGTCGCGCTCTCGGCCCTCTGTTCCCACTTCCGCCGCCGCGTCCCCTCCCTCACCCCCCGACTCGACACCTTCCACCTCTACGTCGTCGACAATGTCATCTCCCAACAGCCCACCTTCCCACGCGCCCTGATCCGCCAATGCCACATCCACTTCCGCGATGCCGCCTATTTATTCGAACGGCTCCGGCGGTTGCTCGTCAAGGACCTCGTCGAGGCGGGCATCCAAGATCTCACCCTCGAAGTCTCCGGAGAGGGATGGATGATTGTCAACATCAGGAAAAATGGCGGCTTATTCAGCATCAAGTCACTGAGGAGTCTCTCCTTGCACAGAATCTCGGTCCTGGATAATTTTCATGGCCGCCGCCCTCCGCCCATTGCCTGCGCTCTTCTCACCTCCCCCAAAATGGAAGATTGCATCCTTCTCTGGGATGATTTCATGCGAGCCTTCCTTGCTTCCTGCCCTTTCCTTGAGACTCTGCATTTCATCCGTTGCTTCAGGTACCGCACGAACAAACTAAGACCATCTCCAACCACAAACTCTATTTTGGTGCACTTTCAACACCAATTTGGTGTCATTTGA
- the LOC121979893 gene encoding uncharacterized protein LOC121979893: protein MSARYEGTSNLSSSSSEDDDIFEAHRRLITQAIYRNNQVILKHLSEESDKGKHQGSIPGHIVINRNREAADRNLFNDYFAENPTYNAAMFRRRFRMGRNLFMRIFNEVSNHDNYFVQKRDGVGKLGLSGLQKMTAAFRILAYGIPADATDEYIKIGESIAIESVKRFCCAVVEVFGGQYLRSPNANDVARLLHIGEQRGFPGMLGIAPPARYVIQGKEYNMGYYLADGIYPKWSTLVQTIQDPRGTKNKLFAMKQEACRKDVERAFGVLQSRFAIVAGPSRFWQKNILHDIMTSCIIMHNMIIEDERDMNTSIVEQGEVSSAADVDTAIDDNTRFQEFLARHEGIKNKNAHFALRNALIEHLWEQFGNSDN from the exons ATGAGTGCTAGATATGAAGGTACATCAAATTTATCATCCTCAAGCTCTGAAGATGATGATATATTTGAAGCACACAGAAGGCTTATCACTCAAGCGATCTACCGCAACAACCAGGTCATTTTGAAACATCTGAGTGAAGAAAGTGACAAAGGCAAACATCAAGGATCCATTCCTGGTCACATAGTGATCAATCGTAATAGAGAAGCTGCTGATCGTAATCTATTCAATGATTACTTTGCCGAAAATCCTACATATAATGCTGCAATGTTTCGAAGAAGATTCCGAATGGGAAGAAATTTATTTATGCGTATTTTTAACGAGGTTAGTAATCATGATAATTATTTTGTGCAGAAAAGAGACGGAGTTGGAAAACTTGGTTTGTCAGGTTTACAAAAAATGACAGCTGCATTTCGAATATTGGCATATGGTATACCGGCAGATGCTACTGATGAGTACATCAAAATAGGAGAATCAATTGCCATAGAAAGCGTGAAAAGATTTTGTTGTGCTGTTGTTGAAGTATTTGGAGGTCAGTACCTGCGATCACCCAATGCTAATGATGTTGCCAGGCTTCTTCATATTGGTGAGCAACGTGGTTTTCCTGGAATGTTGG GTATTGCTCCCCCTGCTCGTTATGTCATTCAAGGAAAAGAGTACAACATGGGTTACTATTTAGCTGATGGTATATACCCAAAATGGTCTACACTTGTTCAAACAATTCAAGATCCACGTGGTACAAAGAATAAGTTGTTTGCAATGAAACAAGAGGCATGTAGAAAAGATGTTGAGCGAGCATTTGGAGTGCTCCAATCACGCTTTGCAATTGTTGCAGGACCTTCACGTTTTTGgcagaaaaatattttacatgatATAATGACTTCATGCATTATTATGCATAATATGATCATTGAAGATGAGCGCGATATGAATACCTCAATTGTTGAGCAAGGTGAAGTCTCGTCGGCTGCAGATGTTGATACAGCAATAGATGACAATACCCGATTTCAAGAGTTTCTTGCTAGACATGaaggaatcaaaaataaaaatgctcacttTGCCCTTAGAAATGCATTAATTGAGCATTTGTGGGaacaatttggtaattctgataaTTAA
- the LOC121981372 gene encoding extensin-2-like, protein MAKRSEAFPPAAAPAVILLLLLLAAASPPAASESRSVARDGASCTMCASCDKPCQPIYYPSPPPPHPIPETPSAPGTFYYYSPPPPSGGGGGGGVYYPPLTGIYFKAPPPPNPFMPYFPFYYYSPPPPSNSATGATVASKSILFSASLLSLFLIW, encoded by the coding sequence ATGGCGAAGCGCTCCGAGGCGTTTCCACCAGCGGCTGCGCCGGCGGTGATccttcttctcctgctcctggCGGCCGCCTCGCCTCCTGCAGCCTCTGAGTCGAGGTCCGTAGCCAGGGACGGCGCCTCCTGCACAATGTGCGCCTCCTGCGACAAACCTTGCCAGCCCATCTACTACCCTTCCCctcctccacctcatccgattCCGGAGACCCCTTCGGCGCCGGGGACTTTCTACTACTACTCCCCGCCTCCACCatctggcggcggcggcggcggcggcgtctaCTACCCTCCTCTAACAGGCATCTACTTTAAGGCGCCACCGCCGCCCAACCCCTTCATGCCTTACTTCCCCTTCTACTACTACAGCCCTCCTCCGCCTTCGAATTCAGCCACCGGCGCCACTGTCGCCTCCAAATCCATCCTCTTCTCGgcttctctcctttctctcttcttgatATGGTAA